A region of Dermochelys coriacea isolate rDerCor1 chromosome 1, rDerCor1.pri.v4, whole genome shotgun sequence DNA encodes the following proteins:
- the LOC119850215 gene encoding OX-2 membrane glycoprotein-like isoform X4, translated as MGYSGSPLMSTMSGCPGTQVKEQISSQMTCQGLILSVIFIMLCRAEADTVIQKKVVEVGGNVTLSCLLVGSHDILQVTWQKTNTRKNLATYSVSKGVTVAETYRGRLNFTRLSLNDTAITLWRVGIQDDGCYTCLFNTFPTGAIPQDTCLTVYEQLRGSVHYIISEGNLTATCSANAWPRPVISWIVPKAESEKTEEVVMHPNGTVSVISKLHVNRSTSLAGQSLICRVRHMEKDRDYRVKVEEGRWFSVSWLLATVALLIVFVVLVLTVVCWRRCRKKQSGIICT; from the exons AtgggatactcaggatctccTTTAATGTCAACAATGTCAGGGTGCCCAGGAACACAA GTGAAAGAACAGATCAGTTCTCAGATGACTTGCCAAGGTCTGATTTTGAGTGTGATCTTTATCATGCTCTGCAGGGCAGAAG CAGACACAGTGATACAGAAAAAAGTGGTGGAGGTGGGTGGCAATGTGACCTTGAGCTGCCTCCTGGTGGGATCTCATGACATTCTGCAAGTTACATGGCAGAAGACGAATACTAGAAAGAATTTGGCTACATACAGTGTATCTAAAGGAGTAACTGTTGCTGAAACATACCGAGGTCGATTAAATTTCACACGCCTGTCACTAAATGATACGGCCATCACCCTCTGGAGAGTTGGAATCCAGGATGACGGATGTTACACATGCCTCTTTAATACCTTTCCCACCGGAGCCATCCCTCAAGACACCTGCTTGACTGTCTATG agcaGCTCAGAGGATCTGTCCATTATATAATCTCTGAAGGTAACTTGACAGCCACCTGTTCTGCTAATGCCTGGCCTCGTCCTGTGATCTCCTGGATTGTGCCAAAAGCTGAGAGTGAAAAGACAGAAGAGGTGGTCATGCACCCCAATGGAACAGTGTCCGTCATCAGCAAACTCCATGTCAACCGTTCTACAAGCCTGGCTGGGCAATCGCTGATCTGCAGAGTACGGCACATGGAGAAAGATAGAGATTACAGGGTGAAAGTGGAAGAGG GCCGGTGGTTTTCAGTTTCTTGGTTGCTGGCCACAGTGGCCCTACTCATAGTGTTCGTTGTGTTGGTTCTGACTGTTGTGTGCTGGAGAAGATGCAGGAAAAAGCAAAGTG GAATTATTTGCACTTGA
- the LOC119850215 gene encoding OX-2 membrane glycoprotein-like isoform X5 — protein sequence MTCQGLILSVIFIMLCRAEADTVIQKKVVEVGGNVTLSCLLVGSHDILQVTWQKTNTRKNLATYSVSKGVTVAETYRGRLNFTRLSLNDTAITLWRVGIQDDGCYTCLFNTFPTGAIPQDTCLTVYEQLRGSVHYIISEGNLTATCSANAWPRPVISWIVPKAESEKTEEVVMHPNGTVSVISKLHVNRSTSLAGQSLICRVRHMEKDRDYRVKVEEGRWFSVSWLLATVALLIVFVVLVLTVVCWRRCRKKQSGLKPELLKCLFICPGGQDTGWDAGEPSSRI from the exons ATGACTTGCCAAGGTCTGATTTTGAGTGTGATCTTTATCATGCTCTGCAGGGCAGAAG CAGACACAGTGATACAGAAAAAAGTGGTGGAGGTGGGTGGCAATGTGACCTTGAGCTGCCTCCTGGTGGGATCTCATGACATTCTGCAAGTTACATGGCAGAAGACGAATACTAGAAAGAATTTGGCTACATACAGTGTATCTAAAGGAGTAACTGTTGCTGAAACATACCGAGGTCGATTAAATTTCACACGCCTGTCACTAAATGATACGGCCATCACCCTCTGGAGAGTTGGAATCCAGGATGACGGATGTTACACATGCCTCTTTAATACCTTTCCCACCGGAGCCATCCCTCAAGACACCTGCTTGACTGTCTATG agcaGCTCAGAGGATCTGTCCATTATATAATCTCTGAAGGTAACTTGACAGCCACCTGTTCTGCTAATGCCTGGCCTCGTCCTGTGATCTCCTGGATTGTGCCAAAAGCTGAGAGTGAAAAGACAGAAGAGGTGGTCATGCACCCCAATGGAACAGTGTCCGTCATCAGCAAACTCCATGTCAACCGTTCTACAAGCCTGGCTGGGCAATCGCTGATCTGCAGAGTACGGCACATGGAGAAAGATAGAGATTACAGGGTGAAAGTGGAAGAGG GCCGGTGGTTTTCAGTTTCTTGGTTGCTGGCCACAGTGGCCCTACTCATAGTGTTCGTTGTGTTGGTTCTGACTGTTGTGTGCTGGAGAAGATGCAGGAAAAAGCAAAGTG GATTGAAACCTGAGCTCCTCAAGTGTCTGTTCATATGTCCTggaggacaggacactgggtgGGATGCAGGAGAACCAAGTTCAAG
- the LOC119850215 gene encoding OX-2 membrane glycoprotein-like isoform X1 — MGYSGSPLMSTMSGCPGTQVKEQISSQMTCQGLILSVIFIMLCRAEADTVIQKKVVEVGGNVTLSCLLVGSHDILQVTWQKTNTRKNLATYSVSKGVTVAETYRGRLNFTRLSLNDTAITLWRVGIQDDGCYTCLFNTFPTGAIPQDTCLTVYEQLRGSVHYIISEGNLTATCSANAWPRPVISWIVPKAESEKTEEVVMHPNGTVSVISKLHVNRSTSLAGQSLICRVRHMEKDRDYRVKVEEGRWFSVSWLLATVALLIVFVVLVLTVVCWRRCRKKQSGLKPELLKCLFICPGGQDTGWDAGEPSSRI, encoded by the exons AtgggatactcaggatctccTTTAATGTCAACAATGTCAGGGTGCCCAGGAACACAA GTGAAAGAACAGATCAGTTCTCAGATGACTTGCCAAGGTCTGATTTTGAGTGTGATCTTTATCATGCTCTGCAGGGCAGAAG CAGACACAGTGATACAGAAAAAAGTGGTGGAGGTGGGTGGCAATGTGACCTTGAGCTGCCTCCTGGTGGGATCTCATGACATTCTGCAAGTTACATGGCAGAAGACGAATACTAGAAAGAATTTGGCTACATACAGTGTATCTAAAGGAGTAACTGTTGCTGAAACATACCGAGGTCGATTAAATTTCACACGCCTGTCACTAAATGATACGGCCATCACCCTCTGGAGAGTTGGAATCCAGGATGACGGATGTTACACATGCCTCTTTAATACCTTTCCCACCGGAGCCATCCCTCAAGACACCTGCTTGACTGTCTATG agcaGCTCAGAGGATCTGTCCATTATATAATCTCTGAAGGTAACTTGACAGCCACCTGTTCTGCTAATGCCTGGCCTCGTCCTGTGATCTCCTGGATTGTGCCAAAAGCTGAGAGTGAAAAGACAGAAGAGGTGGTCATGCACCCCAATGGAACAGTGTCCGTCATCAGCAAACTCCATGTCAACCGTTCTACAAGCCTGGCTGGGCAATCGCTGATCTGCAGAGTACGGCACATGGAGAAAGATAGAGATTACAGGGTGAAAGTGGAAGAGG GCCGGTGGTTTTCAGTTTCTTGGTTGCTGGCCACAGTGGCCCTACTCATAGTGTTCGTTGTGTTGGTTCTGACTGTTGTGTGCTGGAGAAGATGCAGGAAAAAGCAAAGTG GATTGAAACCTGAGCTCCTCAAGTGTCTGTTCATATGTCCTggaggacaggacactgggtgGGATGCAGGAGAACCAAGTTCAAG
- the LOC119850215 gene encoding OX-2 membrane glycoprotein-like isoform X3: MGYSGSPLMSTMSGCPGTQVKEQISSQMTCQGLILSVIFIMLCRAEADTVIQKKVVEVGGNVTLSCLLVGSHDILQVTWQKTNTRKNLATYSVSKGVTVAETYRGRLNFTRLSLNDTAITLWRVGIQDDGCYTCLFNTFPTGAIPQDTCLTVYEQLRGSVHYIISEGNLTATCSANAWPRPVISWIVPKAESEKTEEVVMHPNGTVSVISKLHVNRSTSLAGQSLICRVRHMEKDRDYRVKVEEGRWFSVSWLLATVALLIVFVVLVLTVVCWRRCRKKQSESRAS, translated from the exons AtgggatactcaggatctccTTTAATGTCAACAATGTCAGGGTGCCCAGGAACACAA GTGAAAGAACAGATCAGTTCTCAGATGACTTGCCAAGGTCTGATTTTGAGTGTGATCTTTATCATGCTCTGCAGGGCAGAAG CAGACACAGTGATACAGAAAAAAGTGGTGGAGGTGGGTGGCAATGTGACCTTGAGCTGCCTCCTGGTGGGATCTCATGACATTCTGCAAGTTACATGGCAGAAGACGAATACTAGAAAGAATTTGGCTACATACAGTGTATCTAAAGGAGTAACTGTTGCTGAAACATACCGAGGTCGATTAAATTTCACACGCCTGTCACTAAATGATACGGCCATCACCCTCTGGAGAGTTGGAATCCAGGATGACGGATGTTACACATGCCTCTTTAATACCTTTCCCACCGGAGCCATCCCTCAAGACACCTGCTTGACTGTCTATG agcaGCTCAGAGGATCTGTCCATTATATAATCTCTGAAGGTAACTTGACAGCCACCTGTTCTGCTAATGCCTGGCCTCGTCCTGTGATCTCCTGGATTGTGCCAAAAGCTGAGAGTGAAAAGACAGAAGAGGTGGTCATGCACCCCAATGGAACAGTGTCCGTCATCAGCAAACTCCATGTCAACCGTTCTACAAGCCTGGCTGGGCAATCGCTGATCTGCAGAGTACGGCACATGGAGAAAGATAGAGATTACAGGGTGAAAGTGGAAGAGG GCCGGTGGTTTTCAGTTTCTTGGTTGCTGGCCACAGTGGCCCTACTCATAGTGTTCGTTGTGTTGGTTCTGACTGTTGTGTGCTGGAGAAGATGCAGGAAAAAGCAAAGTG
- the LOC119850215 gene encoding OX-2 membrane glycoprotein-like isoform X2, with amino-acid sequence MGYSGSPLMSTMSGCPGTQVKEQISSQMTCQGLILSVIFIMLCRAEADTVIQKKVVEVGGNVTLSCLLVGSHDILQVTWQKTNTRKNLATYSVSKGVTVAETYRGRLNFTRLSLNDTAITLWRVGIQDDGCYTCLFNTFPTGAIPQDTCLTVYEQLRGSVHYIISEGNLTATCSANAWPRPVISWIVPKAESEKTEEVVMHPNGTVSVISKLHVNRSTSLAGQSLICRVRHMEKDRDYRVKVEEGRWFSVSWLLATVALLIVFVVLVLTVVCWRRCRKKQSDVSLCYRDLQMRYAS; translated from the exons AtgggatactcaggatctccTTTAATGTCAACAATGTCAGGGTGCCCAGGAACACAA GTGAAAGAACAGATCAGTTCTCAGATGACTTGCCAAGGTCTGATTTTGAGTGTGATCTTTATCATGCTCTGCAGGGCAGAAG CAGACACAGTGATACAGAAAAAAGTGGTGGAGGTGGGTGGCAATGTGACCTTGAGCTGCCTCCTGGTGGGATCTCATGACATTCTGCAAGTTACATGGCAGAAGACGAATACTAGAAAGAATTTGGCTACATACAGTGTATCTAAAGGAGTAACTGTTGCTGAAACATACCGAGGTCGATTAAATTTCACACGCCTGTCACTAAATGATACGGCCATCACCCTCTGGAGAGTTGGAATCCAGGATGACGGATGTTACACATGCCTCTTTAATACCTTTCCCACCGGAGCCATCCCTCAAGACACCTGCTTGACTGTCTATG agcaGCTCAGAGGATCTGTCCATTATATAATCTCTGAAGGTAACTTGACAGCCACCTGTTCTGCTAATGCCTGGCCTCGTCCTGTGATCTCCTGGATTGTGCCAAAAGCTGAGAGTGAAAAGACAGAAGAGGTGGTCATGCACCCCAATGGAACAGTGTCCGTCATCAGCAAACTCCATGTCAACCGTTCTACAAGCCTGGCTGGGCAATCGCTGATCTGCAGAGTACGGCACATGGAGAAAGATAGAGATTACAGGGTGAAAGTGGAAGAGG GCCGGTGGTTTTCAGTTTCTTGGTTGCTGGCCACAGTGGCCCTACTCATAGTGTTCGTTGTGTTGGTTCTGACTGTTGTGTGCTGGAGAAGATGCAGGAAAAAGCAAAGTG